A stretch of the Nematostella vectensis chromosome 1, jaNemVect1.1, whole genome shotgun sequence genome encodes the following:
- the LOC5499134 gene encoding uncharacterized protein LOC5499134, which translates to MLRRVFVNLGFNSPSEAEKALKKSNRKDGGTRAQKGRLLNRPQMEKIRALPPPGEVKRQEVLDATPAIPPASAQRTMGLPSQAATAEDNRRLGVQVLRVVNGGVAPTGLPRPPGKSRFPFARKKAKTTDAKSTLPDIRDTNDNALVNMRTTDLPNVRDLYTNKKDNAVPVASEGASATTWTTGSHQAMSAMQSEEEPGASMGHRTERQKAKELKQMKRAGLTPLRPPPHRNTMEDDADHKARMNKLKRARIGLAKNRVNPEVSKPFLKSLPDATPGAVWCENYAVLPPIESSPPKTGIYSRHLQPTPPQANTHRGILGYKTSITHDLVIKDVETDE; encoded by the exons atgCTAAGACGCGTTTTCGTAAACCTTGGATTTAACTCACCGAGTGAGGCAGAGAAAGCCTTGAAAAAGTCAAATCGTAAAGATGGCGGTACCCGGGCACAGAAGGGAAGACTGTTGAATCGCCCCCAAATGGAGAAG ATTCGCGCACTTCCTCCGCCTGGAGAGGTCAAGAGACAGGAAGTTCTCGACGCCACGCCTGCTATACCACCAGCAAGCGCCCAAAGAACTATGGGGCTTCCCTCTCAGGCGGCCACTGCAGAAGACAATAGGAGGCTCGGTGTCCAAGTGCTCAGAGTTGTTAATGGCGGGGTGGCCCCCACAGGGCTCCCGCGACCCCCGGGCAAATCCCGATTTCCTTTTGCGAGGAAAAAGGCAAAGA CCACAGACGCCAAATCAACTCTCCCAGACATCAGAGATACTAACGACAATGCTCTCGTGAACATGCGTACGACGGACTTACCCAATGTCCGTGATCTCTACACGAACAAGAAAGACAACGCGGTTCCTGTAGCAAGCGAGGGCGCAAGTGCGACCACATGGACCACCGGGTCGCACCAGGCTATGTCCGCCATGCAAAGCGAGGAGGAGCCTGGGGCTTCTATGGGGCACAGGACAGAACGCCAGAAAGCCAAAGAGCTGAAGCAAATGAAAAGAGCTGGTTTAACCCCCCTtagacccccaccccaccgAAACACCATGGAGGACGATGCTGATCACAAG GCTCGGATGAACAAGCTGAAGAGAGCTCGTATTGGCCTTGCCAAGAACAGGGTCAACCCTGAGGTGAGCAAGCCTTTTCTGAAGTCACTACCAGATGCAACTCCAGGGGCGGTTTGGTGCGAAAACTACGCGGTTCTACCTCCAATTGAATCCTCTCCACCCAAAACGGGAATATACTCCCGCCATCTCCAGCCCACCCCTCCTCAGGCCAACACTCACCGGGGTATCCTCGGGTACAAGACAAGTATCACACACGACCTCGTGATAAAAGACGTGGAGACCGATGAGTAG